The window GCCTTGGAGATAAATTTCCGCCTGCCATATTAATTAGTTTTTTTTAGTTAAAATTAGTTGAACTAATTAATTATTATTTAGACATTGCAGATAACATACCACCATACACTCCATTTAATGAAGATAAGTTAGTTGCTAAAGAATCCATTTGCTCTTGTAAACGAGATGCATTTGCTACCATTTCAGAATTTAAATCTGATTGCTTTTGAGCAGATTCAACTTGGTTTACATATAAACTATTTAATTGCTCCATCTTAACCGCAGCTAAAGACATTTGCTCGTTATATTTATTTGTTGAAGAAACAGTTTCTGATGCAGAAGTTAATCCTTGTGCAGCATTTTCAAAGTTCTTAATTCCATCTCCTAAACGAGACATTAAACCTGCGTCTAATTTTGCTTCAGAAAGCATATTATCTAATTTTTGAGATAATAAACTTTGTGCATCAGCTGGAGAAGAATCTCCACTTAAAGATAAACTTTCAGCTCCTGCTAATTCTGGATATACTTTGGTCCAATCTAAATCGTCTTCAACTGGTTCAAAAGCTGATATAAAGAATACAATTGCTTCTACGATCATACCTACCATTAATACTTCGTTACCATAAGGCCAGTGTAAAATTTTAAATAATGCTCCTAAAATTACTACTGCAGCTCCGATACCGTAAGCCATGTTAAATAATTTCTTAGTTGATTTTGATTGTGCCATAATTTTTTTCTTTTAATTAAGGGTTTAAAAATGTTAAAGTTTGATTATTAAATTTAATTCTTTTTAGTTCCAAGATAATCTTGAACAGTTCTAAAACCAATGTAACTTCTTGCTGTATCAGCATATTCCCAATCACGAGAACCTACTTCTAAGAAATAAGCTACATCTTTCCATGAACCTCCACGAATTATTTTCTTTTTATTTTCTCTATTTTCTACATTTGGATTCATAGTAGAACCCATGTAGTAAGACATTTGATTGTAACCTGTTGCAGTCCATTCTGCTACATTTCCAGACATATTATACAAACCGTATTCATTTGCGTTGTATGATTTTGCTTCTACTGTATATAAAGCTCCATCTGCTGCGTAGTCTCCTCTTACAGGTTTAAAGTTTGCTAAGAAACAACCTTGGTCGCTCGTAGTACTTGGACCTCCCCAAGGATACTTTGCGTATTTTAAACCTCCACGTGCAGCATATTCCCATTCTGCTTCTGTTGGTAATCTAAAGCCTGGTACACTTCCTAATTTTTTTCTTGAACTTTGGTAAGCATTTTTAATTTTTGTTCTCCAATTACAAAATGCTCTTGCTTGATCCCAAGTTACACCCACAACTGGATACTCTTCATAAGCTTGATGCGCGAAGTACTCTTGGTGCATTGGATCATTATATGAATAATTGAAATCTTTTATCCAAACTGTAGTATCTGGAAAAACATTTACAGCTTCATGCTTTAAGAAGTTTTTTCTACTTTTTCCTTTACGTGCAGCTTCTTCATTATCAAACCAAGAAAAACGATATTCTAAATACTTTGTATTAAAAGTTCTAACTCCATTTAAAGCTTCGTCTCTTTTAATGTATAATGAATCCATAACCTCAACATAATCTGCATCTGGATATTCATTTTTGTCCCAAAGTAATTCTTCTTCCCAATTTAATGGTTTTAAAGAATCTAAACCTTCGCCTAAATCATAATAGTTTTCTATCATGTATTTTTGATAAGCGGTTTGGTTTGTTGTGTCTGCGGATGCAAAAGCATAACGTTGTATACCTGCAGCATCATCTCCTTCTACACCAGAGTCTCCTCCAACGGCAAACTCTGCTTGATAAGCTAACTTAGTTCTAGTAATAGAATCTCTAACCCAATAAACAAATTGTTTATATTCACTATTTGTTATTTCAGTTTCATCCATATAATATGGTTGAACCGTAACTGTTCTAGTTGGAGCATTCATAGTTGCTAATGGGTCTTCATCTTGCTTACCCATAGTAAAAGATCCTCCTGGAATTAAAGTCATCCCTAAAGGCTTTTCTGCAAACCATTTTCTTTTAGATTTAACACCTACAAGTTCTCCTCTATCATTAGAGCCACAACTGTAAATAAATGCTATTAGTACTGCAAATACTGCGATTTTCTTCATATTACTTCTATATCTTTTCAAAAAAGTCTGTAAACCTATTATTTTTTTAACTAAAAAACAACGTTTTCTGTTAGTCTTTTATATTTTTTTCAGAGCTTTAAACCATCTATCAGGAATTTTTTGAGCTATTGCTTCTTTATAATCTTGATATGTACATGGTATTAACGCATGTCTTTTGTATTTATTATTTGTAATTAAATTTATTTCCATCCACCAACGACCACTTTTATCGCTTTTGTAAAAGTTTATTGGATCGTCATCTTCTAATAGAACCGTAAATTTCTGATAACTTTCTTTGGTTGAATACGGATAATCTTTTGCTCTAAAGTTTACGCCCTCAATAAAATACCAAATCATCTGCGCTATTAAATGCGCTGTTTGAAAGTTAGCATCATGCTTAGAATTATACTCATAAACTCCAAATGATGTTACTTTATCACTTATTCCTGCATAACGCGCTATTGCACAAATCTCTTCACCATAAAAACCATTGGGTGATGCATTATTATTAGCCGGAGCTTCACTTTGGCGAATACTGCCAATATCTATTGAAACAATATCTGCATCTCTCATTATTGGTTCAACTAAAGTTATATCTTTAACCTTACCCAAACGATATGCATCAAAAAACATGTTTTCTAATAATTCTAATTCTTCTTGTGAATTAAAATATGTTTGATAACCGATATTACTATAATTGAACAAATTATTAGGCTGTCGCATAATAATTTTACTTAAAAAAGAGGTTGATGTTAACTCATCTTCAAGTGTACCAATATCAAAACGACTATCAACAGAAACTAAATTTACCGTTTGCTCCAAAACATCATATGCTCTATAATTTGCAAAAGTTAAATCTTGACTACCTCCAATGATAACTGGTATTATATCATTTTTCAACAAATGAGAAATAATTTCTCTAACCGCAAAATAAGTGTCTTTTACAGTATTTCCTTTTTGAACATTCCCTAAATCTGCAATAACTGCATTCCATTTTCCTGGAAACAATTGATACAACTGTTTTCTAATATGATGCAAATTTTCACCACATCCAATATTATCTACTGCATTTCTATCTTCTTGCACTCCAAAAATGGCGATTTTAACATCGTCTAATTCTGGAAAACCATCTTGTTGAGAATGAATAGTAATAGTATTCCCCAAAGCCTGATCTGATTGCAACACAAGATGCGCAATAACAGTGTCTTTTACAGGTGATAAAAAATCTGCAATCATTAACTTATTTCTTTTTTGCTGTTTTTTTAGCTGGTGCTTTCTTTCTAGCTTTCTTTTTCGGTGTCTTAGCTTCAATCATTTTTACCGCCTCTTCTTTAGAAAGTTTTTCTATTTCAGTGGTTTTTGGCAATTCAATCTTAATTTTACCTTTTAAAACGTTGAATCTTCCCCATCTTGCTTTTTCTACACGTATACCAACATCTTCCCAATTATGGATTACCTTGTCGATTTCTTTTTGTTTTTTAACCTCAATTAATTCAACAATATCATCATCAGAAAGATTATCGAAATCGTATTTTTTATTAACGTTGATAAACATTGAGTTCCATTTTATAAATGGCCCAAAACGTCCAACACCTTTTTGTACAGGTAAATCTTCGTAATGATAAATTGGTGCATCTGCTTTTTGTTTTGCAACAATTAATTCTTGTGCTCTTGGTAAATCTACTTCCATAGGGTTTTCTCCCTTATCAAGAGAAACAAACATAGTTCCGAAACGGATATAAGGTCCAAAACGACCGTTAGAAACAATTACCTCTTCACCTTCATAAGAACCTAATGTTTTTGGAAGCAAGAATAACTCTAAAGCTTCTTCCATTGTTATGGTTCCTAAATTTTGATCTTTATTTAAACTAGCAAATACTTTCTCTTCATCTTCTGGCGCTCCAATTTGTGCAATTGGCCCAAATTTACCCAAACGTACTAAAACAGTTTTTCCTGATTCTGGATGTTTTCCTAAAATACGTTCTCCGCTTTCTCTGTCTGCATTTTCTTTAACATCTTCTACAGTTTCATGAAATTTAGTATAGAAACCTTTAATCATTTCTATCCAATCTTCATCACCTTCAGAAATATCATCAAAAGAATTTTCTACTTTAGCTGTAAATCCGAAATCTAAAATATTAGAGAAATTAGCAACTAAAAAGTCGTTTACAATATTCCCAATATCGGTTGGTACTAATTTATTTTTATTAGAACCTGTTTTCTCCGTTAAAGTTTGACTCTTAACAGTTCCAGCAGTTAAAATCATCTGCTCGTAACCTCTTTCTAAACCTTCATCTTCTCCTTTTTCTACATAACCTCTTCTTTGTACAGTAGAAATTGTTGGTGCATACGTAGACGGACGTCCAATACCTAATTCTTCCAATTGCTTTACTAAAGAAGCTTCTGTAAAACGGTAAGGTGGACTTGTAAATCTTTGCGTTGCGTTTATAAACGTATAATTTAAAGCTTCTCCAACCTTTAAGTTAGGTAACATTCCTGCTTGCTCTTCATCTTCATTATCATTTCCTTCTAAATATACTTTAAGGAAACCATCAAACTTTATCATTTCTCCGTTTGCAGTAAAGATTTTTGCGTTTTCAGAATTTTCAATCTTAAAATTGGTTCTTTCTAATTGCGCATCACTCATTTGAGAAGCTAATGTTCTTTTCCAAATTAAATCATATAATCTAGTTTGATCATATTCAGTATCAATAGCATGCATTTTCATATTTGTAGGTCTAATCGCCTCATGCGCTTCTTGAGCACCTTTTGCTTTCGACTTAAAAACACGTTGTTTACTATATTCTTTTCCGTAATAATTGGTAATTTCTTCTTCAGCAGCATTTCTTGCATCTACAGATAAGTTTACACTATCTGTTCTCATATACGTAATTAAACCAGCTTCATATAAACGTTGTGCAACTTGCATTGTTTTAGCAACAGGAAAACCTAATTTTCTTGATGCTTCTTGCTGTAAAGTTGATGTTGTAAATGGTGCTGCTGGTGATTTTTTTGCTGGCTTTTTTGTTAAATCCGCAATAGAAAAATCTGCATTAGCACAAGACTTTAAAAAAGTTTCTGCTGATTTTTTAGAATCGAAATTTTTAGGAATAGCAGCTTTAAATTTCTTTCCTTCATTGTTCGAAAATTCTGCAACTACTTTATAATGTGTTTCAGAAGTAAACTCCTGAATACTTCTTTCTCTTTCTACTATTAAACGTACAGCAACAGATTGAACTCTACCTGCAGATAAACCTCCTTTAACTTTACGCCATAAAACTGGTGATAACTCATACCCAACAAGTCTATCTAAAACTCTACGTGCTTGTTGTGCATTTACCATATTATAGTCTATATCTCTTGGATTTTCGACTGCTTTTAAAATGGCATTTTTAGTAATTTCATGAAAAACAATACGTTTTGTATTTTCATCTTTAAGCGCTAATTGTTCTTTTAAGTGCCATGCAATTGCTTCTCCTTCTCGATCCTCATCACTTGCTAACCAAACAGTTTCTGCTTTCTTCGCTAAAGTTTTTAACTTCTTAACAACTGGTTTCTTATCGTCAGAAACTATATATTTTGGACTAAAATCGCCATCTACATCAATACCTAATTCTTTAGAAGGTAAATCTGCAATATGACCATAACTAGACTCTACTTGAAAATCTTTCCCAAGAAATTTTTCAATGGTTTTTGCTTTTGCTGGTGACTCTACTATAACTAAATTCTTTGCCATAAATCTTTTCAATTATCAATAACTTACACCTTATATATATGATGTAATGAGTTTGCAAAAGTAGAACGTTTTTTTTAAAAACAAATTTTTTATTCCATTTTAAGGTGTTTTTAATGGAAAAATACACGTTAATATTCTGCCAATTTGTCACAATCCTTATATTTTGGTTGTATATTTGCCTTCTATTTTACACGAATAAAGTACACATGGAACCGATTGAAAAAGTAATTGACGAAAGAGTGCAGGGTAAAGCACTTACTACTGAACATAAAGACGGAAACACTAAAAAACTTTTTATAGAAAGTTACGGTTGTCAAATGAATATGAACGACAGTGAAATTGTTGCTTCTATTCTTTCTGACCAAGGTTTTAACACTACTCAAATTTTAGAAGAAGCCGATTTAGTTTTGGTAAATACGTGTTCAATTAGAGAAAAAGCCGAAACCACCGTAAGAAAACGTTTACAAAAATACAATAGAGTAAAAAAAGAGTCTAACAAAAACATGAAAGTTGGTGTTTTAGGCTGTATGGCAGAACGTTTAAAAGAAAAGTTTTTAGAAGAGG of the Tenacibaculum todarodis genome contains:
- the gldL gene encoding gliding motility protein GldL translates to MAQSKSTKKLFNMAYGIGAAVVILGALFKILHWPYGNEVLMVGMIVEAIVFFISAFEPVEDDLDWTKVYPELAGAESLSLSGDSSPADAQSLLSQKLDNMLSEAKLDAGLMSRLGDGIKNFENAAQGLTSASETVSSTNKYNEQMSLAAVKMEQLNSLYVNQVESAQKQSDLNSEMVANASRLQEQMDSLATNLSSLNGVYGGMLSAMSK
- the gldK gene encoding gliding motility lipoprotein GldK is translated as MKKIAVFAVLIAFIYSCGSNDRGELVGVKSKRKWFAEKPLGMTLIPGGSFTMGKQDEDPLATMNAPTRTVTVQPYYMDETEITNSEYKQFVYWVRDSITRTKLAYQAEFAVGGDSGVEGDDAAGIQRYAFASADTTNQTAYQKYMIENYYDLGEGLDSLKPLNWEEELLWDKNEYPDADYVEVMDSLYIKRDEALNGVRTFNTKYLEYRFSWFDNEEAARKGKSRKNFLKHEAVNVFPDTTVWIKDFNYSYNDPMHQEYFAHQAYEEYPVVGVTWDQARAFCNWRTKIKNAYQSSRKKLGSVPGFRLPTEAEWEYAARGGLKYAKYPWGGPSTTSDQGCFLANFKPVRGDYAADGALYTVEAKSYNANEYGLYNMSGNVAEWTATGYNQMSYYMGSTMNPNVENRENKKKIIRGGSWKDVAYFLEVGSRDWEYADTARSYIGFRTVQDYLGTKKN
- a CDS encoding formimidoylglutamase — translated: MIADFLSPVKDTVIAHLVLQSDQALGNTITIHSQQDGFPELDDVKIAIFGVQEDRNAVDNIGCGENLHHIRKQLYQLFPGKWNAVIADLGNVQKGNTVKDTYFAVREIISHLLKNDIIPVIIGGSQDLTFANYRAYDVLEQTVNLVSVDSRFDIGTLEDELTSTSFLSKIIMRQPNNLFNYSNIGYQTYFNSQEELELLENMFFDAYRLGKVKDITLVEPIMRDADIVSIDIGSIRQSEAPANNNASPNGFYGEEICAIARYAGISDKVTSFGVYEYNSKHDANFQTAHLIAQMIWYFIEGVNFRAKDYPYSTKESYQKFTVLLEDDDPINFYKSDKSGRWWMEINLITNNKYKRHALIPCTYQDYKEAIAQKIPDRWFKALKKI
- the topA gene encoding type I DNA topoisomerase, producing MAKNLVIVESPAKAKTIEKFLGKDFQVESSYGHIADLPSKELGIDVDGDFSPKYIVSDDKKPVVKKLKTLAKKAETVWLASDEDREGEAIAWHLKEQLALKDENTKRIVFHEITKNAILKAVENPRDIDYNMVNAQQARRVLDRLVGYELSPVLWRKVKGGLSAGRVQSVAVRLIVERERSIQEFTSETHYKVVAEFSNNEGKKFKAAIPKNFDSKKSAETFLKSCANADFSIADLTKKPAKKSPAAPFTTSTLQQEASRKLGFPVAKTMQVAQRLYEAGLITYMRTDSVNLSVDARNAAEEEITNYYGKEYSKQRVFKSKAKGAQEAHEAIRPTNMKMHAIDTEYDQTRLYDLIWKRTLASQMSDAQLERTNFKIENSENAKIFTANGEMIKFDGFLKVYLEGNDNEDEEQAGMLPNLKVGEALNYTFINATQRFTSPPYRFTEASLVKQLEELGIGRPSTYAPTISTVQRRGYVEKGEDEGLERGYEQMILTAGTVKSQTLTEKTGSNKNKLVPTDIGNIVNDFLVANFSNILDFGFTAKVENSFDDISEGDEDWIEMIKGFYTKFHETVEDVKENADRESGERILGKHPESGKTVLVRLGKFGPIAQIGAPEDEEKVFASLNKDQNLGTITMEEALELFLLPKTLGSYEGEEVIVSNGRFGPYIRFGTMFVSLDKGENPMEVDLPRAQELIVAKQKADAPIYHYEDLPVQKGVGRFGPFIKWNSMFINVNKKYDFDNLSDDDIVELIEVKKQKEIDKVIHNWEDVGIRVEKARWGRFNVLKGKIKIELPKTTEIEKLSKEEAVKMIEAKTPKKKARKKAPAKKTAKKK